One Candidatus Eremiobacterota bacterium genomic window carries:
- a CDS encoding metallo-mystery pair system four-Cys motif protein, producing MKRAAFLIAAALLLGAAPAERVSLHFAVSAAGAPVACGATLPGLGTTRATATPEDLRFYVSAVRLVRADGSEVPVALDDDRAWQAKGVALLSWCADGKSDVHDVVTGTVPAGTYRGVRFAVGVPDVLNHADATVADAPLNVTGMYWSWRSGYKFLRLDVRTARENGASPSTWLVHVGSTACTTAATGAYSCRHPNRAEIALQNYDWHANAIVLDIAKLVAGADLTAHSGGTQCMSDPSDDADCSPPFAALGLADTSKAQTVFRVR from the coding sequence ATGAAGCGAGCCGCTTTTCTCATCGCCGCCGCGCTGCTGCTGGGCGCCGCGCCGGCCGAGCGCGTCAGCCTGCACTTCGCCGTCTCCGCCGCCGGCGCGCCGGTCGCGTGCGGCGCGACGCTCCCCGGCCTCGGCACCACGCGCGCGACCGCCACCCCGGAGGACCTGCGCTTCTACGTCTCCGCCGTGCGCCTGGTCCGCGCCGACGGCAGCGAGGTGCCGGTCGCGCTCGACGACGACCGCGCGTGGCAGGCGAAGGGCGTCGCGCTGCTGAGCTGGTGCGCCGACGGCAAGAGCGACGTCCACGACGTCGTCACCGGCACCGTCCCGGCGGGCACGTACCGCGGCGTGCGCTTCGCGGTCGGCGTCCCCGACGTGCTCAACCACGCCGACGCGACCGTCGCCGACGCCCCGCTCAACGTCACCGGCATGTACTGGAGCTGGCGCTCGGGCTACAAGTTCTTGCGCCTCGACGTGCGCACCGCGCGCGAGAACGGCGCTTCACCGTCGACCTGGCTCGTCCACGTCGGCAGCACCGCGTGCACCACCGCGGCGACCGGAGCGTACAGCTGCCGCCATCCGAACCGCGCGGAGATCGCGTTGCAAAACTACGACTGGCATGCCAACGCGATCGTGCTCGACATCGCCAAGCTCGTCGCCGGCGCCGACCTCACCGCGCACTCGGGCGGCACGCAGTGCATGTCCGACCCGAGCGACGACGCCGACTGCTCGCCGCCGTTCGCCGCGCTCGGGCTGGCCGACACCTCGAAAGCGCAAACCGTCTTCCGCGTGCGCTGA
- a CDS encoding di-heme enzyme, with amino-acid sequence MKKLLACALAAIAALVLGGTRAHAGDEYRWNIPAVIPAPVVPADNPMTEAKVDLGRFLFYDKRLSANGTIACATCHQQAHAFSDPRVVPVGVTGQKHPRHAMRLVNVAYLPVLTWANPNMRALESQALVPMFGEHPVEMGLAGREKQLLAMLKADARYRRLFADAFPDQPEQISLATVTRAIASFERALLSFDSPYDRYRYGHQPDAISAAAKRGEELFFGERIDCAHCHGGINFTDNVLHVKLRAPEIAFHNTALYNIGGTGAYPHDNRGIEEITERADDMGKFRTPSLRNIAAGGPFMHDGSVKTLEDAIDHYAAGGRTIASGPYAGVGSKSPLRDVQLRGFTITPQERSDLVAFLQSLTDEKFLHDPRFSDPFAAEAK; translated from the coding sequence ATGAAGAAGCTGCTCGCCTGCGCGCTCGCCGCGATCGCCGCGCTGGTCCTCGGCGGAACGCGCGCGCACGCCGGCGACGAATACCGCTGGAACATCCCGGCGGTGATCCCGGCGCCGGTCGTCCCCGCCGACAACCCGATGACCGAGGCGAAGGTCGATCTCGGGCGCTTTCTGTTCTACGACAAGCGATTGTCGGCGAACGGAACGATCGCGTGCGCCACCTGCCACCAGCAGGCGCACGCGTTCTCCGATCCGCGCGTCGTGCCGGTCGGCGTCACCGGCCAGAAGCACCCGCGCCACGCGATGCGGCTGGTGAACGTCGCCTATCTGCCGGTGCTGACTTGGGCGAACCCGAACATGCGCGCGCTGGAGTCGCAGGCGCTGGTCCCGATGTTCGGCGAGCACCCGGTCGAGATGGGCCTGGCCGGCCGCGAGAAGCAGCTGCTCGCGATGCTCAAAGCCGACGCGCGCTACCGGCGCCTCTTCGCCGACGCGTTCCCCGACCAGCCCGAGCAGATCTCGCTGGCGACGGTGACGCGCGCGATCGCGAGCTTCGAGCGCGCGCTGCTCTCGTTCGACTCACCGTACGACCGCTATCGCTACGGGCATCAGCCCGACGCGATCTCCGCCGCCGCGAAGCGCGGCGAGGAGCTGTTCTTCGGCGAGCGGATCGACTGCGCGCACTGCCACGGCGGAATCAACTTCACCGACAACGTCCTGCACGTCAAGCTGCGCGCGCCGGAGATCGCGTTCCACAACACTGCGCTCTACAACATCGGCGGCACGGGCGCGTACCCGCACGACAACCGCGGGATCGAGGAGATCACCGAGCGCGCCGACGACATGGGCAAGTTCCGCACGCCCTCGCTGCGCAACATCGCCGCCGGCGGCCCGTTCATGCACGACGGCAGCGTGAAGACGCTAGAGGACGCGATCGACCACTACGCCGCCGGCGGGCGCACCATCGCCTCAGGCCCGTACGCCGGCGTCGGCAGCAAGAGCCCGCTCCGCGACGTCCAGCTGCGCGGCTTCACGATCACCCCGCAAGAGCGCAGCGACCTGGTCGCCTTCCTGCAGTCCCTCACCGACGAGAAGTTCTTGCACGACCCCCGCTTCAGCGACCCGTTCGCCGCCGAAGCGAAGTGA
- the pbpC gene encoding penicillin-binding protein 1C, which produces MSRIRIALLFVAFAALAFAARPIGPRAFAGGANALTFEDRSGVVLGTVLARDTEHAVRVPLSAVSPRFLAAIVAAEDARFTEHGGVDGLALARAAWQIMAARHVISGGSTIEMQLARLRFGLPRTPLGKLEELVLAERIAAGTPKAAILEAYVNRLPMGGDLVGVEAGARTYFGTPARELDLAHAALLAALPNDPVRLDPYAHHDALEARRRAVLARMVAGGAVSPDEAARAAAERVDVLPRSEGIAAAPHLLFRLAGSVPASATRVRTTLDGELQAFAENAARQVVGGLGERRVRDAAAVVIDNRDGAVLAYVGSADYFARAGAGKNDGVVALRQPGSTLKPFLYELALERRAVRPTTILADVPATYAIPGLRSYSPNDYSERFAGPVRMRIALADSLNVPAVRVLSGVGVPAFLERLHALGFRHLRKSADHYGLGLALGDGEVTLEELAGAYAAVANGGRPVRVHALADARAGAHESARVGDVSEWSLVTDVLSDAHARARAFGVSSLLRTSFPSAVKTGTSSDFRDTWTVGFTRDYTVAAWVGNFDGAPMQRVSGVTGAAPLWNRIVRKLAERETEFAFAPPRGYARKPICATTGVRPTRACESVVSEWLDAGDLRAWNAPPRPLDRSYDGWLAAQPPQPGEALRIVAPHDGDAFVAAPGTRIPVIARGTARPAWELNGKALARHDARWTLALARGRWTLRARDGAHADAVTFVVGDPPPRGHRIGFTIR; this is translated from the coding sequence GTGTCGCGCATCCGGATCGCGCTGCTCTTCGTCGCTTTCGCCGCGCTCGCGTTCGCCGCGCGGCCGATCGGGCCGCGCGCGTTCGCGGGCGGCGCGAACGCGCTCACCTTCGAAGACCGCTCCGGCGTCGTGCTGGGGACGGTGCTGGCGCGCGACACCGAGCACGCGGTGCGGGTTCCGCTGAGCGCCGTCTCGCCGCGGTTTCTAGCGGCGATCGTCGCGGCGGAGGACGCGCGGTTCACGGAGCACGGCGGCGTCGACGGGCTCGCGCTGGCGCGCGCGGCGTGGCAAATCATGGCGGCACGCCACGTGATCTCGGGCGGCTCGACGATCGAGATGCAGCTCGCGCGGCTGCGGTTCGGGCTGCCGCGCACGCCGCTGGGGAAGCTCGAGGAGCTCGTGCTGGCCGAGCGGATCGCCGCCGGAACGCCCAAGGCCGCGATCCTCGAAGCGTACGTGAACCGGCTGCCGATGGGCGGGGATCTCGTCGGCGTCGAGGCCGGCGCGCGGACGTACTTCGGGACGCCGGCGCGCGAGCTCGACCTCGCGCACGCGGCGCTGCTGGCGGCGCTGCCGAACGATCCCGTCCGGCTCGATCCGTACGCGCACCACGATGCGCTCGAGGCGCGGCGGCGGGCGGTTCTGGCACGGATGGTCGCGGGCGGCGCGGTTTCGCCGGACGAAGCGGCGCGCGCGGCGGCGGAGCGCGTCGACGTGTTGCCGCGCAGCGAGGGGATCGCGGCGGCGCCGCACCTGCTGTTTCGGCTGGCGGGCAGCGTTCCGGCTTCGGCGACGCGCGTGCGAACGACGCTCGACGGCGAGCTGCAGGCGTTCGCGGAGAACGCGGCGCGCCAAGTCGTCGGCGGGCTCGGCGAGCGGCGCGTGCGCGACGCGGCGGCGGTCGTGATCGACAACCGCGACGGCGCGGTGCTGGCGTACGTCGGCTCGGCGGACTACTTCGCGCGCGCGGGCGCGGGGAAGAACGACGGCGTCGTCGCGCTGCGGCAGCCGGGCTCGACGCTCAAGCCGTTTCTGTACGAGCTGGCGCTGGAACGGCGTGCGGTGCGGCCGACGACGATCCTCGCCGACGTGCCGGCGACGTATGCGATCCCGGGCTTGCGATCGTACAGTCCGAACGATTACAGCGAGCGTTTCGCCGGGCCGGTGCGCATGCGGATCGCGCTCGCCGATTCGCTGAACGTGCCGGCGGTGCGCGTGCTCAGCGGTGTCGGCGTGCCGGCGTTTCTCGAGCGGCTGCATGCGCTGGGATTCCGGCATCTGAGGAAGAGCGCCGACCACTACGGGCTCGGGCTCGCGCTCGGCGACGGCGAGGTGACGCTGGAAGAGCTCGCCGGCGCGTACGCGGCAGTTGCGAACGGCGGCCGTCCGGTGCGCGTGCACGCGCTCGCCGACGCGCGCGCCGGCGCGCACGAATCGGCGCGCGTCGGCGACGTCTCGGAGTGGTCGCTCGTGACGGATGTTCTTTCCGATGCGCACGCGCGAGCGCGCGCGTTCGGCGTCTCTTCGTTATTGCGCACGTCGTTTCCGAGCGCGGTGAAGACGGGGACGTCGTCGGATTTCCGCGACACCTGGACGGTCGGGTTCACGCGCGACTACACCGTCGCGGCATGGGTCGGCAACTTCGACGGCGCGCCGATGCAGCGCGTCAGCGGGGTAACCGGCGCGGCGCCGCTGTGGAACCGCATCGTGCGCAAGCTCGCCGAGCGCGAGACCGAGTTCGCGTTCGCGCCGCCGCGCGGCTACGCGCGCAAGCCGATCTGCGCGACGACCGGCGTGCGGCCGACGCGCGCGTGCGAGAGCGTCGTGAGCGAATGGCTCGACGCCGGCGACCTGCGCGCGTGGAATGCGCCGCCGCGCCCGCTCGACCGCAGCTACGACGGCTGGCTCGCCGCACAGCCGCCGCAGCCCGGCGAGGCGCTGCGTATCGTCGCCCCGCACGACGGCGACGCGTTCGTCGCCGCGCCCGGCACGCGCATCCCGGTGATCGCGCGCGGAACCGCGCGCCCCGCCTGGGAATTGAACGGCAAGGCGCTCGCGCGACACGACGCGCGCTGGACGCTGGCGCTGGCGCGCGGCCGCTGGACGCTGCGCGCGCGCGACGGCGCGCACGCCGACGCGGTGACGTTCGTCGTCGGCGACCCGCCGCCGCGTGGACACCGCATCGGGTTCACGATTCGCTAG